The genomic segment CATACTTAAGAGCTCCTCTCACAACCTCCATTTTTCTTAACACTAATGCATTAGAAGAATTATCAAGACTTATTTAGATTGCTCACTGAATGGAACACTATGAGGTAAAGCCTATTACATTCCcctaacttaaaaaaaaaaaatacagccaaTGAGTACTACCAAAGAAGACTGCTCTGAAACTACAGCTAATACCAATCTTACATCCTTGTACAGACCTTCCAGATACTGCTTAGAAGTCTCTcacaaaatatgttaaaattaaaaacatactttCTTTGCACAGCAACTCCTTCAGGCTTATCTCGGGTCACAAGAACATAACAGTTGCTTATGTTGCTCATTACTGTCCCTTTCCATAATTAATAACAGAGcgaaaatatgaaaaaacaatgcaaaactcTAAACAGTCCAAGCAACATTGGGAAAACAACAGGACTACTGAACCATACTTAAATCGCTCTGTTCAAATCAACGAAGTGTAAAGATGTGAACAATGTCGTTAATGAACCGTAACATTAATAGAGAGGGGGGTGTCAATCCTGGCTGTATGCACTGAACAGATCCAGGAAAAAGGCTTTCCAGTTTATGAAGTTCcagaaactaaacaaacaaaaaaaaaaaatgacaaaagctATTTCACACTGATAAGTAGGCGGGGCTGTCCGATTACCAGTGTGcagtaacttaaaaataaaacaaaatgagttCAGTTAGCTCATTTGTGCTGTATTTAATAATGAACTTAGGGGAATACTACTAGGAACAATCACTCCGTTACAGTTATCTATGGTATGTGCATACTATTCAGCAAAGGAGAAACTTTCAAGTCTAGCCAGCAGAGTGGGTAGTAAATATCCAGAGAGAGTTCTTTTCAAGGATGGAAAGAAGCAATGACAGTGACGAATTACACAAGTATTAGCAGACTTGCTAAAAAGACAGTCACATTCAAGACACTGTTATTCAATAGCATCTAAAATTTGAAGAtctgaaggaggaggaaagtgCAAACCTCTCATAATGCACAGCCCATGGATGGTGAGTTTCTACAGCAATTCAAGGAAGGGAGTGGATAACTGAACAGAGAGATGCATGGGAAGGAACAAACCTTTCAAAACAGCATGCAATAGATGATTAAAGGTACGTATGGTACTGCTTAAAAGATTCTACTCCTGTAAACAATTTAAATATCTTcacacttttcttttcctaattttcCAGAATCTCTAGTACTCTTAAATAGTAAATATTGAAATTTAAGTTATTTCTACACTGTTTAATAGCACCTAGAATTCTCAGGATCAAGGCCCTGGCAGTACAGATAGGGCACCCTAGCaattctgtttctcatttttagtAGAAAGTAGTTTTCAGTCTTCTGAAGGAATCCTTAGGGATAAGCAATGTAATTAGGCTGATACCGCAGTAAAGAGatcctattaaaaatatatacctgCACAAAATTAAGCTGATTTCTTATATGAAAGACTTTAGCAAATGTTTAGCTTTATAATTGCAATTTCCACCCTGACACTGTAAAGTGAGTGGCATTGGTATGTGCCTGCGCAGGATAAGCAAGGATTTGGGAAGTTTCAAGTTTTCTGGCATGCTGGGAAACATCTAAATGTGGGCCTCAAACTGATTCAGAGCATTCACTTAATACCACAAACCTTAAACCCTGCTAAAGTTTTACCTCAGTTAAAAACCACACAATGCCACATGCACCTCCGACACGTGGTAaattgaagtttaaaaaaaaaattcaagaccACTGAAATGAATGCGAAAAGTTTACATGAAATTGCTATCACTGACCTCATACACACAGCACTTATTTTAGAGGATAGTTCTTTTAGACACCACAGCTCTTTGGAACTTCACCTTCACAGATGCTTCCTAAAGCAATGCCCCTCTCTCCAGCTGCTCTAACTCATAGCACTACGCTCTTAGCTTTTGTCACTGGATCTCACTGGGCAGAAACAATCAAAATTTTGATAAATATTAAGAGGTCAAGAGAGGATTATGTTAAgtgctcatcttgttttgcctATTTTCATGtggttatttttcccttcaataACCTGTCCATTGAATAGGCCCTTTTTATGCTTTAAGAACACCACagtgaaaaacttttttttttaaagaaataatgtcAAAAGAAAGATTAGTTCTAGCACTCTGCATCTGTGACATTTAAGGATACAAATATGAAAGTCTGAAACTTACCTGCAGATATTTTACCAGTCCCCTTATACTCTGCGGCAGATAGATGTGCAAACCCATTAGCTGAGCCAAGTTCTGACAGGGAAATTTGATAAGGTGGCCTCAGTTTGATTTCTGTCTGCATGTCAGCAAGATTCATCTTTGTTGACAAAGAACGTGTGTTGTTGTATCTCTGTTTGGTCCTCTGAATGAAATTATCTgtgtaaaatttaaaataaaagttataaCCCTATGGACTTTGGTTAATTAAGTAATCTTAAACCATGCAGCTTTATGTACTACATACTTCACAAATTTAAATACACTGTTTGAAATGATTACATTTAGCTTGGAACGTTCTAAtaccatttctgttttgtgactAATATATCATGTGCTATTTTGTTCTGCAGTCAAAAAAATCAAGCTGTAGAAATCTAATTACTTAATAACTGTGAATAAACTAATGACTTTTCACTGCATGAGACTGAATGAACTGCTAATACGATGGATTTACTGCACTTATTCTGGCTTTTCTGATAGGTTAGTAAATAtccttatgaaaaaaaatcaactgcaTTAAAGTATAAACTTACTTTGGCACGAAATGTGACTGCAAAATATTCAGGCTGAGAAAATATATCATCATACTATACAAATATAAAGATTGCAGTAGACCTATGTTCTATATTAACAGCTAGTAAAACAAAGGCATACAAAAAGgattgaaagaaatatttataaggAAGACAATGTCATACAAAAATTGTTAATAATGGACTGACTGAATTACAGGAACTAACTAAACAGAGTTATTTCCTTTAtattagttttatatatattataatttcCTCTACAACTGCAGTTTGTTTTAGTCTAATGCATTTTATAAGAATACTTAAAATAACTGTGTAGTATTAAAGCAACAGATATTAATAGAATCCATAACAGCTGTTATCTGGTATACATGAGATTAGCTGTATTTGGAGCTTGCGTAACAGAGGACTAAATGCCTCAGTATATCCtaagacaaataaaaatctCTCCCTTTCATGTACTGAACAAAAACTACAGCACACCTAAGAGCCAACATGAAATTGCAGTATTTTACTTGAGAAACTAATGGAGCTCAATGTCTTTACAGGTTACGTATTTCAACAGGTATGAAGTCAAACTGCTCCATGTATTATTAACTAGGTGAAGCCAAACTCCAGATTTGGTCACACAAGGCTTAAACAAAAACCTACCTGAATAAACAGAAAGACTATAAACAAGTTCGGATAAAACTCTAGTAGCCTAATTCAATGCCCaaagaagtatatttttattgacCCTAATGGGAGTTAATTAAGATTCTCAATCCACCTGAAGTACAGCTGTAAACTGCCTCgcatagttttgttttgtgtacaTTAAGTTGCACatctatttaaatattcatttatctTAGTATGAGAACAGACATGAAAGGAAATCAGATCTTTACCAAACTCTATAAAACAGTACGGTCTGACAGCAGTATTTGTCTTCATCATGTTGTAGGTAGTGATGAACTCTTTCTGAAGCTCATCCAGGAAGCAGAAAGCCAGGACACTGGGATAATTTTCAGTGCACAACATCATGTAACTTACTCCCAGAGAACTGATAAAACTgtaattgagaaaaaaaaataatcaaaatttcaaatttaaatctGGGTAACACAGCTTCACTAGTCTGATCTTGTATTCTGtaatcagaaaagcaaaaaactgTTGTGGGGTAGCAAAGAATTAATGCTTACTGAAAAGTCAAATGGTATTCTAGTAGAAAATCAATTTAGTTTTagtcaaaaagcaaaagcttatctTCAGAGAGCAGAGAGGGGCAGGTGGTTCTTGTTAAAATACGTTAGGACGACACAAAACTGATCCAAAAAGTAACAAACACCTCATTCTCCAGAGAGAGCGAGGATGACCAGAGATGGCAAATACAAATTCAGAATTTAATACACATAAGCCTATTGCATTTAGGCAATTCATTAGACTTCACTTTTTCATGACACATATTCAAATTTCTTCAAGATCTTGACATATAAGACTTAcactattaaaaatacacaaaggtAAGTCATAAAAACCTCTTGATTAAGCCTTATGTCTCATTGtccaaagttttttttaatctagtcAGTTTACAAGCCAGCTACAGGTGAGGCTTAAAAAGATTAACTATTGACTTTCTTCAATAGCAGTTCCGCATTTTACAGGTAATTAAAGGAATGATGCAACACATTAATGTATTACaggaaatatttactttttgttcCTTACTTATACAAAGAGAACCTACATTTGCCCTGTGTTTGTACCTGCAATGTGGAAGTATAATAGAAATTCAGAGCAGTACTGATACTACGTACGCAGTTTGTAATGTCTTTACTCTTGTTTACAGAATGATCGTTTGACATGATGTTTAAGCAAGAAAACGCGGATGATAGTTGggaacttatttttaaaataaatcaagtgtTCAGCCTTGGAAACCTCAACTCAtcttaaaacatcaaaacaacaaaTGGAAATAACTAGAAGTTACCATTCAACAGCCAGGTAAAACACACGGCTATTGACCATGTTTTCTTGTAATAAGCACTGAAAGACTAGCTGACaagaatacagaaaacattaatttcaagcatgaaaatcaaattaaaaagtCTACTAAAACAAAAGGATGCACAATTTCTTGCAACTGATCCGTCAGCATACTTTGAAACTGCTTTTCCGAGAATGCTCTTGCACTGACACAAGGAATCAAAGAAACATTGACTGGCAAGGTTTAGTCTGTGCTGGCCCTGATCCTGAGCAACGCAGGACACTCACACATACATATGGGATACGACAGACACTTGCATCTCACATGGGagatggagaaggctgaggagAAAACCTTCTAGGACCACGGAAAGGTGGGAGAACAAGAAGAATAGTTTGTCTGAGAATAGAAAATCACGGCATGTTTTTAACCAAACTCACATCAACGTATTTATTTAGATTCAGACTCCACATGCTGCCAGTCGGGATAAAAAACTGTTGACACAACCAAGGCGTGAAAAGGTAGGAAGACACAAAAAGGAAGACGCACAACTCGTTGCCTCTACTGAGAGCACAGTATGAAATAATTATCATGTTACGCTTCTTTTTTAGGTTATGTTTTCTCCGAAATCAACAGAAATTCTGAAGTTACAACAGAAGCGCCGTAGGGCCTAATTCCATAACAACATACACGAGGTTTCAAAAATACTGGGTTATAAATGTATTTGggtaatttttaaatttgtgtagactaaaaagagaaaacaaatactaGTTGAACTAGCATGAAGAAGAGCAAGTCTGACGATTTGCAtgtgaaaaacaattttgaaattaataaaaatgcttctaGTAGGTCAACAACTtcagtatttataaaaatgttgtcTATTTCAAACTAGAATTTTCACTGAAGTATGGCTAGGCTTCAATCTCTCTACAAATTCTCAATTTTTAACTTCTGATACACAACTACTGCCAAGAATTACTCTTACTTTGATTAATCATTTCTATCGTACAACTGTTAACTTTAAACTACAGACAGATATAAACACAGATAttacaaatacataaaagagAAGTCTTACTTTATATTATAGTGCCCAGTTTTCAAAGTACATCTATCAGGAAGCTGAGAAAGTTTCTTTgagagcattttaaaatactttctacaTTCTTGCACTCCTGTGCTTTGATCGTAATCAGTAGATGCAGACAGTGGGAGTCCATCCCTCACACGGACCACAGAGGCAGATAAAATCATAGACATTGCCAACAGAGTTAATGACAacctaaacaaaataaataaaataaacttagaAATACAGTTGAATCAGAATTGAAgtaaaactaaaagcaaaggAGTTAACTGTGATTAACCAACCTGTGCCAACTGTATACTGGCTGAAGCCTAAAATGGGACACATGGATAATTTTCAAACTTAACTCAGATTGAAGCCCTAACAAAATAGGATCCATTAGTCTATGTGAAACACAAAGTAGCAGCAAATTTAGTGtcacattttcaaatatgtattttttaatctgaattacCATAAATCCTGGGTGATACACTATTATTTAGCCTTAGCACTACTGTACTTACATTCTTCatgatgtctttttttaattatttttttttgtttttaaacgaGACAGCAATTacatgcaaacaaacaagaacaataactggagaggaaaaacatttacTACAAAGAAATGCCAAATGGAAAATTTATCCAGCTCCTGATCAAGTAACAGTGTTGATGTTCTTTCAGTGAAACTGTATTACTGCTTAAGTATTTTGACAAACACAGACTTCGGCAACTTTTATACTATCAAATAAGAAATCAAGGAATCCAGACAGCATGAAACGTAATCCAGCTCTCCTAAATTACAACAGAATTTCTTAAACATgagatgtttcatttttatctggTTCTCTCTCTTTAAATCTGCAAAATGTGTCTATCAGTATTACACAAATACTGGGCAGGTTGAAACGGCACTTGCAAAGCCTATGTGCTTTTCCAGTATTTATCATTCTCAAAGCATAACAAATAAAGCTTTGTGAAACCTAGcctcctaaagaaaaaaaaagtgtatttaaacATTTCCCACACAAAAGGCGAAAAATTCTAGCAAGCATTTAACAGCATAAACACCTAGCCTGTAGACAGTCTTTCAAGACAGAAGACACATTTAAAACTTTCAAGTTCTTCAAATCttatgttaaaacaaaacacccaaaaaTTTAGCAAGACAAGCTCTATGCAGATTATTTTAAGAGGCTGATTACTCTGACAAGTGGGCGAACTGCTAGAATCTATATGAAGCCAACTGCAAACACTTCCTTACACAACTTCTAACACTGCTCTACTGACTCCTACCACTTACTACACCTATCATTccagaaattatgaaaaaaatagtttttgccTCCCTCAGATGATGCTCCTGAAGTTTCATATAGtcataaaatgaaacagaaaacagatttatgaATACAGCTGAAATATGCTTTAGTGCACAATATTGATGTGTTTATAGCACCTTTCAAACCATGACATTAACGGCGCTTTACAAGCCCCAGCAACTCAAGGACTGTATTCTGAAACTTAGGAATCCAACTTTTCCCCAAATAGCACTGCCTCTTcgtaaaagaaaggaaatagctGTTTTTCCCCTGAACTCTCCCCTCTCCAATTTCCCACCCCCCAAAGGTTATACATAGGGATACTTACTAAATGATAATTGATAGTCAGttttttcaagtacatttaCAGCTCAGAAAGACACACGTACTAATTCCATGTTGTAATTTCTGATTTAAGAAACTCAGCTTAATCAGCAAACTTCAACCTGCTCTGAGATGCAACAAGTCTGCTGAGTAAGTTCCAAACGAACACCCTTCTGGTTCTACTTCCACAGCATATCAGCCTCCCACCAAATTCGTAACAGCAGCACAAGTCACCATTGCCTGTAGTCTTCTGAGTGCCTTTGGGCTTTTATAAGGTATGCTTGTCTTTCCCCATATCCCTAGAGAACTCCCTGTTCTACAAAACGCTTTGATCAGCAGGATAACCAACAAAAAGCAGCCAACCAGAAGACACAACACCTTCAGGACTTCCTAGAAGTAAGCATTCTGGCAATCTAACGTGCAGTCCTAGAAACTTTTACCTATCTGTGTTTCAGTTCACGCACACGCTCTCAGCAGGACAATTCACATGGAACACACACTGCACCTATTTTCTTAATTACACTGCTAACCGTACAAccatggcagcagctccagagcATGATGAAATTGCAGAGAAGCTCTCCACAGCAGCGGGTCTCAGACAATAACCACTTCTACCACCTGGGGCCCAATTCTGGGAGGGAATTCTGGGAGCTACATCAATATAAACATAAGAACAGTAACGTGAGAGCAAAGTTTAGAATTCCCCTCCTTAACTTACTTGCACAAAATGGAATTTCATGAATCTGCATTTCCTCTGACGAAGCAAGTAACTTCATTAGCACCTAACATGAAGAAAGGAACATAACTCCATGTCCTATTTCAGGAACAGGTAGCGAGTATGACAGCACTGCAGAAGAATCTCGGAATCCTGTTGCCTGctctcagaaggaaaaatattgttctGGTCACTTCTTAAATGATCTCGATCATTATAGTTCATGTTGAGCTATCTGATGAGataagaacaaacagaaaaaaaaaataatgaatatagTTACTGCCTAACAACATTTTTAAGCTCTTTTTGTGAGGTCATACTTACAGGAAAGGCCTGAACACACCCCGAGGAGATTATTCGGATGTACTCAAgcgacaaaaaaaaattaaatagaataacagaaatatttaagtgtTTCTACATTCCTTAAGAGAAGCTAGGGAATCTCCATTACTTCAGCCATTTACAATGGGAACAAACATGTATCCATTTGCACAGTATGCTACTAACTTAAATAATGTAGCCTTTTAACTCTGAAGCCTACGATTCACCTCATACACTAAGTTTAATAAATTTATAATCCACCTCAATTAGAAACCCAAACACTTTAGGAAGGTAACACCACACAACCATACCTGTATTTCCACAGCATTCGGATTCTCAGTGCTCAGTCTAACATGAGTTGTTTCACAGTTAGGGACAAGGCAAGTGTCACTATCAACCGGATATACACATGGGCAACAATGCGAATGATAAAGACCACTTCAGACCCTTTTCccataaatatttgcataaatcTAGAATAAAAATAGTTACTTTCTTCAGAACTCACATTTAGAGAAATTACTCTTTTAGAGAAGACAGGCCACCATTAAAACCTGCCAGATCTCTTCACGTACTATGAAATCACACAAGGGAAAAATCGTGTCTAACACCAACAGATAACCTGCTTCTGttactgtcatttaaaaaaaacatgcagtgaAAAGATATACTTCTTTCTCAGCCTCCTTAAAGCAGAATCAGAAAGGTACCCAAGAAATGAAGTTACTAGAAGTATTATTTTGGTTTCAAGATCACATGTATGTACAGAGGTATGTAGTACATACACTGTAACACAACATTCAGCCTCACTTGAAAATGCATTCACATAGAAGAAAAGCTTACCaaatcttcaaaaagaaaaaattactcATTTCTCAAAACAACAGCACTTCAAACAAGGCAGCAAGAGATAAACTGACACGGAGTTTGAAGAAAGAGTTTTAAAGATATGGGATTGGTTTTAGAACTAAATTTAAATGGGTTTTTAGTCATCTATTCAAAACTGCAGGTATGAACTCACCCTAACATTACAAATTCCAtagtttttcctcaaaaaaaaaaaaagcctatacCCTTTGAACACTTGAATATTACACTTCCACCACCACAAACGGCCTATAAATCCGTCACAGGTACGGAGAAATGAAGAGGGACTGGGTTTGCTACCATGTTCTGTGCAAGAACTGAGCGAACGAGCAGTGCTGGGCTCACAGGTAACCTACACGGTTCTCCACAAAACATGCAGTTAGCCAGAGGAACTGCTCGCCGCAGAACACTGCTGATGCCAAAATGCTATGCAAATTCAAGAGGCAACTGGAAAAGTTCACAACTACACAGGTTATTGAAACTAAGTCACTTCCCCTTGGATGGGGAGATTTTGAGACCCAGACAATGAATGATAGGGAGAGTTTGGTACAGAAGCATCCCTCTGTGCTTGTCCTGTTCTTACCTTTCCCTGTGTGCATCTGCTTCTGGCCAGTCTACTGATTTGCCCTCACACCAACACTCAACGGCCCTTCCTGCAAATGGAAATTGGCAGAactcaggaaaaagaaaaacatggagaAACCTAGCCCCACGCAG from the Anser cygnoides isolate HZ-2024a breed goose chromosome 6, Taihu_goose_T2T_genome, whole genome shotgun sequence genome contains:
- the SEC22A gene encoding vesicle-trafficking protein SEC22a isoform X1 — translated: MSMILSASVVRVRDGLPLSASTDYDQSTGVQECRKYFKMLSKKLSQLPDRCTLKTGHYNINFISSLGVSYMMLCTENYPSVLAFCFLDELQKEFITTYNMMKTNTAVRPYCFIEFDNFIQRTKQRYNNTRSLSTKMNLADMQTEIKLRPPYQISLSELGSANGFAHLSAAEYKGTGKISAAPHQRLEPVTLPGIVSFVLSLLCGALNLIRGFHAIESLLQNEGEDFSYVIAFFLGTAACLYQCYLFVYYTGWRNAKSFLTFGLICLCNMYLYELRNLWQLFFHVTVGAFSTLQIRLRQPQGKSPDYNV
- the SEC22A gene encoding vesicle-trafficking protein SEC22a isoform X2: MSMILSASVVRVRDGLPLSASTDYDQSTGVQECRKYFKMLSKKLSQLPDRCTLKTGHYNINFISSLGVSYMMLCTENYPSVLAFCFLDELQKEFITTYNMMKTNTAVRPYCFIEFDNFIQRTKQRYNNTRSLSTKMNLADMQTEIKLRPPYQISLSELGSANGFAHLSAAEYKGTGKISAAPHQRLEPVTLPGIVSFVLSLLCGALNLIRGFHAIESLLQNEGEDFSYVIAFFLGTAACLYQVDQRVYF